The Arachis hypogaea cultivar Tifrunner chromosome 16, arahy.Tifrunner.gnm2.J5K5, whole genome shotgun sequence genome contains a region encoding:
- the LOC140179972 gene encoding secreted RxLR effector protein 78-like, which yields MAIKLDMNKAYDRLEWNFLEKVLIKLGFAEKWVELVMKCVRSASYRVKVNGELSKRIKPQRGLRQGDPLSPYLFILAAEVFTILMQDAKVKGNITGLKIAPTAPALTHLLFADDCIIFAKANEEEIFQIITVLNKYTEASRQRINMNK from the coding sequence ATGGCAATCAAGTTGGACATGAACAAGGCATATGACAGGCTTGAATGGAATTTCCTTGAAAAGGTGCTCATAAAACTCGGGTTCGCTGAAAAATGGGTTGAGTTGGTAATGAAATGTGTAAGGAGTGCAAGTTATAGGGTAAAGGTTAATGGAGAGCTATCGAAGAGGATCAAGCCTCAGAGGGGCCTTAGACAAGGGGATCCATTATCCCCATACCTTTTCATTTTAGCAGCTGAGGTATTCACGATCCTAATGCAGGACGCAAAGGTGAAAGGCAATATAACAGGTCTTAAAATAGCCCCAACAGCTCCAGCACTTACTCACTTGTTGTTTGCAGACGATTGTATCATATTCGCGAAAGCGAATGAGGAGGAGATATTTCAGATTATAACCGTGCTAAATAAATACACAGAGGCATCCAGACAAAGGATCAATATGAACaagtga
- the LOC140179973 gene encoding uncharacterized protein, translated as MSIISWNCRGVAAPATVSELHSMCKQLKPAIVFLMETRARESTIKKLKRRLHFEHVFHIEPRGLSGGLCLLWNEIYNINIYFWSDNHIKARIDDRKGKIWECNFIYGNPCFGRRKEQWRAITVNNNNKGEPQLFIGDFNDILSQEEKIGLHPKPQSRVREFRKFVDMNYLMDLDIKGGRFTWFGNPRNGFITRERIDRALVNWEWRVLYQQASLKALPAISSDHCPLVLDINQVQKIEKSFKFEAFWTDHEECENIVRKGWEKEDVQGCAWKGITTRMKNCKEELRKWSRRTIKRANKEIHKLKEELKKLQDSDLTQEKQERTQQIKENIAALWKQEEKYWGQRARLKWLKWGDKNTAFFHATTIQRRGRNRIEKLRNEAGSWIEDRKEIMKLIEERFDALFTSSNNRNCESVIRNIPVRVTESMNRELISEVTEEEIRKAVFSMGSLKAPGPDGLNGLFYQKH; from the coding sequence ATGAGCATAATAAGCTGGAACTGCCGCGGGGTAGCGGCTCCCGCGACAGTTTCTGAACTGCACAGCATGTGCAAGCAACTGAAGCCTGCAATAGTGTTTCTAATGGAGACTAGAGCTAGAGAAAGTACTATTAAGAAGTTAAAAAGAAGATTACATTTTGAGCATGTATTTCACATAGAACCCCGGGGGCTGTCCGGAGGGCTATGCCTTTTATGGaatgaaatatataatattaatatttacttCTGGAGTGATAACCATATAAAAGCCCGTATTGATGACAGAAAAGGAAAAATATGGGAGTGCAATTTCATATACGGAAACCCATGTTTTGGAAGGAGAAAAGAGCAATGGAGAGCTATCACagtgaacaacaacaacaaagggGAACCACAACTATTCATTGGGGATTTCAATGACATTTTAAGCCAAGAAGAGAAAATAGGCCTACATCCAAAGCCACAAAGTCGGGTAAGGGAATTCAGGAAGTTTGTAGATATGAACTATCTTATGGACTTAGATATTAAAGGAGGAAGATTCACATGGTTCGGAAATCCGAGGAATGGATTTATCACAAGGGAGAGGATAGATAGGGCATTAGTCAATTGGGAATGGAGAGTCTTATATCAACAGGCATCACTCAAAGCTTTGCCGGCTATTAGTTCTGATCATTGCCCATTAGTGTTGGACATAAATCAGgttcaaaagatagagaagagcTTCaaatttgaggcattttggacCGATCATGAGGAGTGCGAGAATATAGTAAGAAAGGGATGGGAAAAGGAAGACGTCCAAGGATGCGCCTGGAAAGGAATTACAACAAGAATGAAAAATTGCAAAGAGGAGCTTAGGAAGTGGAGCAGGAGGACAATAAAACgagcaaacaaagaaattcacAAGCTGAAGGAGGAACTCAAGAAGCTACAAGATTCAGATTTAACACAAGAGAAGCAAGAGAGAACACAGCAGATAAAAGAGAATATAGCTGCATTATGGAAACAGGAGGAAAAATATTGGGGGCAAAGAGCCAGGTTGAAGTGGCTGAAATGGGGAGACAAGAACACAGCTTTTTTCCATGCCACAACCATTCAAAGAAGAGGAAGGAACCGAATCGAAAAGCTTAGAAATGAGGCGGGCTCATGGATAGAGGATAGAAAAGAAATTATGAAGCTCATCGAGGAACGATTTGACGCGTTGTTTACATCAAGCAACAACAGGAATTGTGAATCAGTCATAAGAAATATTCCAGTAAGAGTCACGGAAAGCATGAATAGGGAGCTGATCTCAGAGGTCACAGAAGAGGAAATCCGGAAAGCAGTTTTTAGCATGGGCAGCCTCAAGGCTCCTGGACCAGATGGCCTGAATGGACTATTTTATCAAAAACACTAG
- the LOC112756590 gene encoding probable transcription factor PosF21 codes for MPDNPPRNRGHRRAHSKILTLPDDISFDSDLGVVGGADVAPFSDDTEEDLLSMYLDMDKFNSSSATSTFQMGEPSNAAAASGLALTSGPASGGPTSSAENSVLGNNERPRVRHQHSQSMDGSTTIKPEMLVSGSEYISAADSKKAMSAAKLAQLALIDPKRAKRYRF; via the coding sequence ATGCCCGATAATCCTCCAAGAAATAGGGGACACAGGCGTGCTCATTCAAAGATTCTAACCCTACCTGATGATATCAGCTTCGACAGTGACCTTGGTGTTGTTGGAGGCGCCGATGTGGCGCCGTTTTCTGATGACACAGAGGAGGACTTACTTTCAATGTACCTCGATATGGATAAATTCAATTCATCATCTGCGACATCAACATTTCAAATGGGTGAGCCATCTAATGCTGCTGCAGCTTCAGGTTTGGCACTCACATCAGGTCCTGCATCAGGAGGGCCTACCTCTTCTGCAGAGAACAGTGTCCTTGGTAACAATGAACGGCCTAGAGTTAGACACCAACACAGTCAATCCATGGATGGGTCAACAACCATCAAACCTGAGATGCTAGTCTCTGGTTCAGAATACATATCTGCAGCTGATTCTAAAAAAGCAATGTCAGCTGCCAAGCTTGCCCAACTAGCCTTAATTGATCCCAAGCGTGCAAAGAGGTATCGTTTCTGA